The Diadema setosum chromosome 1, eeDiaSeto1, whole genome shotgun sequence genome has a window encoding:
- the LOC140236787 gene encoding uncharacterized protein → MTSPSNVPQPRASPSRGMSSPSPYLGSSAKPAAHVCEWVESVDARMEESSRVGGCSSVGLTGRAGIIQKKYSQRDVDDAIERILTHVSTDVLTFDHSGTGVTTTYRANPIPDIPGTVVSPVDDVHTPVEPFYPSRVRTTGPPPKPRVRWRSFNYPEKVGDMTKSHSPASVLRNGGCQTQNKHCDVMKFTANSPGQTQEDKKGERWATRRKLF, encoded by the exons ATGACGTCACCATCTAACGTGCCTCAACCACGCGCATCCCCCTCACGCGGCATGTCATCACCATCCCCCTACCTTGGCAGCTCCGCCAAGCCTGCTGCGCATGTCTGTGAGTGGGTTGAGAGTGTGGATGCACGGATGGAGGAATCCTCGAGGGTCGGAGGATGTTCTTCCGTTGGCCTTACTGGACGTGCCGGCATCATACAGAAGAAGTACTCCCAGAGAGATGTAGACGATGCCATCGAGCGAATCTTGACCCATGTTTCAACAG ACGTGTTGACATTTGACCACTCAGGAACCGGTGTCACCACTACTTACCGAGCGAACCCCATCCCTGACATCCCGGGAACCGTGGTCAGCCCTGTCGATGATGTACATACACCTGTTGAGCCATTCTACCCTTCTCGCGTCAGGACAACTGGACCTCCACCCAAACCCAGAGTCCGATGGCGTTCTTTCAACTATCCAGAGAAGGTCGGGGATATGACGAAAAGCCATAGCCCCGCTTCCGTCCTAAGAAATGGAGGATGCCAGACGCAGAATAAGCATTGCGACGTGATGAAATTCACCGCCAACTCACCAGGACAGACTCAGGAAGACAAAAAG GGGGAAAGATGGGCGACCAGGAGAAAACTCTTTTGA